CACGGCAGTGTCTCCCCTTTACGCCTTGTGCAGCCGGTGCAGCACAGGAAGCTTCTTCACGAAGATCAGGTACAGGACGACCTCCAGGGCGAAGATGCCCAGGGTCACCAGCAGTTCGGGGACCGACGGGAAGTAGGTCCAGCCGCCGCCGGTCTCGTACCCGACCAGGTAGCCGTCGATGCGATAGACGGTTCCCGCCAGCAGCATCGCCAGGGCCCCCAGGAACAGGTTGCGGGGGGTGCGGCGCGCCGTCGGCGAGGCCAGAACCAGCGCCGCGGCGACGAACAGCAGGTTCTCGATGGCGAACATGATGCCCTTGGCTCCCCCCTGGAACATGACGCCCAGGGCGCCGCGCAGGATCAGGTCGCCGAAGCGCAAGGCCAGATAGGCCAGGATCACCCCGTACATGACCCCGGACAGGCGCGCGAGGATATCCGTCTCCAACGGCCGCTTGAAGGCCAGCGAGGCCAGCACCGCCTCGAAGACCACGATGGCGTAGCCCATGCCGAGCGCCGAGATGAGGAACAGCAGCGGCAGCAAGGGCGTTTGCCAGAGCGGCGAAAGCTGGTGCCCCAGGATGACCAGCATGGTCCCCAGGGACGACTGGTGCATGGTCGGCAGCAGCACGCCCAGGGCGATGACCAGGAACATGAAGCCCTTGACCGTCTTCTTCAGACCTTCCGCCTGGAACTTCTCGAAAAACGCGGGCGAGAACTCGATCCACAGCACGACGATGTAGGCGGCCACGCAAAGCGCGACCTCGAACATCACCGAATTGGGCTGGGCATGCCAAGGCAGGAAGATGTTGTAGACCTGCCACCAGCGGCCCAGGTCGACGATCACCGCCATGCCGCCCAGGGTGTAGCCGAACAGGCCGGCCAGCAGGGCGGGGCGCATCAGGGGATGGTATTCACCCTTGTTCAGGATATAGACCAGCAGCGCCATGGCGAAGCCGCCGCAGCCGAAGGCCGTGCCGACCACGACGTCGACGGTCACCCAGATACCCCAGGGATAGCCGTCGTTGATGTTGGCGACCGCCCCCAGGCCGCCCATGAAGCGCTGGGCCATAAGGACGAGGGCCACCGCCACCAGCACCAGCAGCAGGGCGAAGGGCTTGGTGAAGAGGCGGCCGCCGATCGGTTCGTGGGTGCTCATCGTTCGCCCTCCTCGTCGCCGTGCTTGCGGGTGTTGCGGAAGGCCAGCGCCGCCAAGCCGCCCAGGAACAGGATGGGCGCGATCATGCCCTTGTAGAGGGTGTGCTGGATGCCTTCCGACAGGGCCGCATAGCCCTGCTCGGGCACCTTGGTCGGCAGTTCCAGCTTTTCGAAGGGCACGCCGGACAGGTACATCACCTGGGTTCCGCCCAACTCCTTGTCGCCGTAGAGATGCGGCTGGTAGGGGGCGATCCGGCCGGGATGCGGGCTCTGGTGCGGCTTGTGGCCGCCGTCGAGGGCGCTTTCGTCCAGGTGGGCGCGTTCCCGCAGGCGCCGCTGTTTCGGGGCGTCGCCGGCATCCGGTCCGCCTTCGCGGTGGTCCTGGCGTTGTCCGTCTCCCAGGCCTTTTCCCTTGCCGAAGGAACGCCCCCCGGACAGGTTGCCGCGGGGAAAGTCGTAAGCGTCTCCGGCCTTGAGAGCCAGGCGCCGCTGGGCTTCCGCCTTCAGGTCGACCACCAACCCGAACAGGGAGGCGCCGGTCGGACAGACGTGGCAGCAGGCGGGCGTCTTGCCGTCGGCCTGCAGATGCCGGCAGAACTCGCACTTGCCGATCTTGCCGGTGGGGCTGGAATAATCGAAGCGCGGGATGCCGAAGGGGCAGGAATAGACGCAGTAGCGGCAACCGATGCAGGCGTTGGCGTCGTAGCTGACGATGCCGGTCTTGGGGTCCTTCCGCATCGCCGAGACCGGACAGGCCGAGACGCAGGACGGATCGGCGCAGTGCAGGCAATGGCGCTTCATGAAGGCGAAGCCGTTCTGCTCGCGGTCCTTGGCCGCCATGGTGCCGTGCTGGTAGGTTTTGATGATGTTGAAGGTCTTGGCCGAGAGATCGAGGGGGCTGTCCCAGGTCTTCTCGTTCCAGCCCTCCTGGCCGGGCTCCATGACGGGCGACAGGTCGTTGGCCTCGCGGCAAGCCGCCACGCAGGCCTTGCAGCCGATGCAGAGCGTCGAGTCGTAGAGCATCCCGACCGCGTCGGGCGGGACCGGCTTGGGGGCGCGCATCGCTTCGGCCTCGCCCGCCCCGGCCAGGGCCAGCGCGGGTGCCGAAACGGCCGCCCTGAGGAAATCGCGTCGATTGATGGACATTTTCTTAGCCTCCCAGGGCCCTAGGCCTTGTCGTCCTCGCCCTCGGGCTTGCCGCCCAGCTTGGCCGCCAGCACCGCGCCGGCCCCCACCACGGCGCCGACCGCGGCACCCACCAGGGCGGCGGAACCGACCGTGGCCCCTTGCCCCCGTTCGGCATCCACCGGCGGATAGGCGGTGGGCGGGGTGACCGTCTTCAGTTCGGCCAGCGCGTGGATGGGCTTTTCGAAGACGATGCCCTTTTCCGTGCAGCCGATGCAGGGATGGCCGGTGGCCACCGGCCAGGAGGCGGAGCCCACGTCGCCGAACCGCTGGGTCGGGCAGTTGGCGTAGGTCTCGGGGCCCTTGCAGCCCAGCTTGTAGAGGCACCAGCCCTGGCGGTGGCCTTCGTCGCCGAATTGCAGCGCGAAGCGGCCGGAGTCGAAGTGGGCGCGGCGTTCGCAGTTCTCGTGGATCAGGCGGCCGTAGGCGAACTTGGGGCGGCCCTTGGAGTCCAGGGCCGGCAGGGTGCCGAAGGTGAGGAACTGCAGCACCGTGGCCAGGAAATTGTAGGGATTCGGCGGACAGCCGGGGATGGTTACCACGGTCTTGCCCTTGAGGATGTCGGGGGCGCCCACCGCGCCGGTGGGATTGGGGGGGGTGGAGGGCACGCCACCCCAGGAAGCGCAGGACCCGATGGCGATGATCGCCGCCGCCCCTTCCGCCGTGGTCTTGACGTGCTCGATCATGGTCTTGCCGGCGATCTTGCAGTAGATGCCGTTGTCCTTGGTGGGAATGGCGCCCTCGATGACCAGGACGTACTTGCCCTTGTTGGCTTCCATCGAGGCATGCATGGCGGCTTCCGCTTGATGGCCTGCCGGGGTGCTGAGCGCCTCGTGGTAGTCCAGCGAAATGGCGTCCAGGATCAGGGTTTCCAGGGTCGGATGGGTGGCCCGCAGCA
The Magnetospirillum sp. WYHS-4 DNA segment above includes these coding regions:
- the hybB gene encoding Ni/Fe-hydrogenase cytochrome b subunit, giving the protein MSTHEPIGGRLFTKPFALLLVLVAVALVLMAQRFMGGLGAVANINDGYPWGIWVTVDVVVGTAFGCGGFAMALLVYILNKGEYHPLMRPALLAGLFGYTLGGMAVIVDLGRWWQVYNIFLPWHAQPNSVMFEVALCVAAYIVVLWIEFSPAFFEKFQAEGLKKTVKGFMFLVIALGVLLPTMHQSSLGTMLVILGHQLSPLWQTPLLPLLFLISALGMGYAIVVFEAVLASLAFKRPLETDILARLSGVMYGVILAYLALRFGDLILRGALGVMFQGGAKGIMFAIENLLFVAAALVLASPTARRTPRNLFLGALAMLLAGTVYRIDGYLVGYETGGGWTYFPSVPELLVTLGIFALEVVLYLIFVKKLPVLHRLHKA
- the hybA gene encoding hydrogenase 2 operon protein HybA, with product MSINRRDFLRAAVSAPALALAGAGEAEAMRAPKPVPPDAVGMLYDSTLCIGCKACVAACREANDLSPVMEPGQEGWNEKTWDSPLDLSAKTFNIIKTYQHGTMAAKDREQNGFAFMKRHCLHCADPSCVSACPVSAMRKDPKTGIVSYDANACIGCRYCVYSCPFGIPRFDYSSPTGKIGKCEFCRHLQADGKTPACCHVCPTGASLFGLVVDLKAEAQRRLALKAGDAYDFPRGNLSGGRSFGKGKGLGDGQRQDHREGGPDAGDAPKQRRLRERAHLDESALDGGHKPHQSPHPGRIAPYQPHLYGDKELGGTQVMYLSGVPFEKLELPTKVPEQGYAALSEGIQHTLYKGMIAPILFLGGLAALAFRNTRKHGDEEGER
- a CDS encoding hydrogenase small subunit — protein: MKDGDFDLCQISGTLAGLSRRDFLTFCTGIAATLGLPAAAGVKIAEAATAPRRPAVIWLSGQECTGCSESLLRATHPTLETLILDAISLDYHEALSTPAGHQAEAAMHASMEANKGKYVLVIEGAIPTKDNGIYCKIAGKTMIEHVKTTAEGAAAIIAIGSCASWGGVPSTPPNPTGAVGAPDILKGKTVVTIPGCPPNPYNFLATVLQFLTFGTLPALDSKGRPKFAYGRLIHENCERRAHFDSGRFALQFGDEGHRQGWCLYKLGCKGPETYANCPTQRFGDVGSASWPVATGHPCIGCTEKGIVFEKPIHALAELKTVTPPTAYPPVDAERGQGATVGSAALVGAAVGAVVGAGAVLAAKLGGKPEGEDDKA